One Bombus fervidus isolate BK054 chromosome 2, iyBomFerv1, whole genome shotgun sequence DNA segment encodes these proteins:
- the LOC139997921 gene encoding LOW QUALITY PROTEIN: uncharacterized protein (The sequence of the model RefSeq protein was modified relative to this genomic sequence to represent the inferred CDS: inserted 1 base in 1 codon), which produces MASDGRSVIVIGAPRSGAXRRHGPLLLENRRKSCGIRKMGSLDGFLYLPQVLLVDCCKIRLRLETFGILFLTFFIFLFLKNLVIKLEHTDSELQQRIIQTFEQAQTQNSLALIYVSVIQRAITCLRQDKRQFQQFLREFRLAQPAVLRSRPCLLVSILETRRQKRRRERNLTRDAGVSYANATITERQSGRKLSSRDTRLTAGSTSPDQVFLSVKVKEGNDGRGG; this is translated from the exons ATGGCAAGTGACGGTCGTTCGGTAATCGTAATTGGTGCTCCGAGAAGCGGAG CTCGACGTCACGGCCCGTTGCTCCTCGAGAATCGTCGAAAATCTTGCGGAATCAGGAAAATGGGGTCTCTGGATGGGTTTCTGTACTTGCCACAGGTGCTTCTTGTTGATTGTTGTAAAATTCGACTACGACTCGAAACATTTGGTATTCTCTTTTTGacattctttatctttttatttctgaaaaatttaGTGATCAAATTA GAACATACAGACAGTGAATTACAACAAAGAATTATACAGACATTTGAGCAAGCACAGACTCAAAATTCATTGGCATTAATCTACGTTTCCGTGATTCAACGAGCAATAACTTGTTTACGGCAGGATAAACGACAGTTTCAGCAATTTCTTCGTGAAT TTCGTCTGGCTCAGCCTGCCGTCTTGCGCTCACGTCCTTGTCTCTTGGTTAGCATCCTCGAGACGCGGCGACAGAAGAGAAGACGCGAAAGGAACCTGACCCGCGACGCTGGGGTGAGTTATGCAAATGCGACAATAACCGAACGTCAATCAGGAAGAAAGTTAAGTTCCAGAGATACTCGGCTGACTGCCGGTTCTACCAGCCCAGACCAAGTCTTCCTTTCTGTGAAAGTTAAAGAAGGCAATGATGGCCGCGGGGGTTGA